In one window of Balearica regulorum gibbericeps isolate bBalReg1 chromosome 29, bBalReg1.pri, whole genome shotgun sequence DNA:
- the TMEM106C gene encoding transmembrane protein 106C: MGSVLSLSVNNAASRQRKKAEDDDDLLDSRDRVEDIAKFPYVEFTGQDSITCPTCQGTGCIPTEQVNELVALIPYSDQRLRPQRTKLYVLLSVLLCLLISGLVVFFLFPHSVLVNDDGIKVVQVWFDKKNSVVVLAITATLRIRNSNFYSVTVTSLTSQVQYMNTVVGSQQITNVSSIQPLSDKLVNFTVKAELGGPFSYVYFFCTFPKVKVHNIVIFMRTSVKLSYIGHVTQSALETYHYVDCSTNSTAPQDLLLSLSTREEAKAESKP, translated from the exons ATGGGTTCTGTGCTTTCCCTCTCCGTTAATAACGCTGCCtccaggcagaggaagaaggcTGAGGATGACGATGACTTACTCGACAGCCGAGACCGTGTGGAAGACATTGCCAAGTTTCCATACGTTGAATTCACAGGGCAGGACAGCATCACCTGTCCCACTTGCCAAGGCACGGGCTGCATTCCCACAG AGCAGGTAAATGAGTTGGTGGCTCTGATACCCTACAGCGACCAACGGCTTCGTCCACAGAGAAC GAAGCTCTATGTCCTACTCTcggtgctgctctgcctgctgatATCGGGGCTGgtggttttcttcctgttcccACACTCCGTCCTGGTCAATGATGATGGTATTAAAGTGGTTCAGGTTTGGTTCGACAAGAAGAACTCTGTTGTCGTTCTTGCCATCACG GCCACCTTACGGATCAGAAATTCCAACTTCTACTCGGTGACGGTGACCAGCCTGACTAGCCAAGTGCAGTACATGAACACTGTGGTGGGAAGCCAGCAGATCACCAACGTCTCCAGCATCCAGCCGCTGAGCGACAAACtg GTGAATTTCACTGTCAAGGCGGAGCTGGGTGGACCTTTCTCCTATGTGTA TTTCTTTTGCACTTTTCCCAAGGTGAAGGTACATAACATAGTGATCTTCATGAG gACATCGGTGAAGCTCTCGTACATCGGCCACGTGACGCAGAGCGCTTTGGAAACGTACCACTACGTGGACTGCAGCACCAACTCCACGGCCCCCCAGGACCTTCTGCTGTCCCTCTCGACACGAGAAGAAGCCAAAGCCGAGAGCAAACCCTGA